Proteins from a single region of Verrucosispora sp. NA02020:
- a CDS encoding glutathionylspermidine synthase family protein — MRREQVTPRPDWDATIRAQGLVYVDTELPDGGVMSYWDETAAYAFDLDEVLRLEEATEELHRMSVAAAEHVVARDRYEEFGIPQWAAEAVARSLRESPPTLYGRFDLWYDGSWPPKLLEYNADTPTALVEASIIQWYWLEQTRPELDQWNSLHERLVGAWAKIGAGLHDRRVHVVWSNEEESGEDHMTAGYLAETARQAGLDVELLPIQEIGWDGRRFVDTADRPVTTCFKLYPWEWMLAEPYGPLALDPGTPTTWIEPAWKLLLSNKALLAVLWELYPGHELLLPAYLDSPRGMTEYVAKPLLGREGAAVRIVTESEEITNPGDYGSEGFCYQEFRALPQFDGSHLVLGAWVVDGESAGVGLRESASLITDGYARFLPHYIDAPRPG, encoded by the coding sequence GTGCGTCGGGAGCAGGTCACCCCGCGACCCGACTGGGACGCGACGATCCGCGCGCAGGGGCTTGTGTACGTCGACACCGAGCTGCCCGACGGCGGGGTCATGTCGTACTGGGACGAGACCGCCGCGTACGCCTTCGACCTGGACGAGGTGCTGCGTCTGGAGGAGGCCACCGAGGAGTTGCACCGGATGTCGGTGGCCGCCGCCGAGCACGTGGTGGCCCGTGACCGGTACGAAGAGTTCGGGATCCCGCAGTGGGCGGCCGAGGCGGTGGCCCGGTCGCTGCGGGAGTCGCCGCCGACCCTCTACGGCCGGTTCGACCTCTGGTATGACGGCAGTTGGCCGCCGAAGCTGCTGGAGTACAACGCGGACACCCCGACCGCGCTGGTCGAGGCGAGCATCATCCAGTGGTACTGGCTGGAGCAGACCCGCCCGGAGCTGGACCAGTGGAACAGCCTGCACGAGCGGCTGGTGGGCGCCTGGGCGAAGATCGGCGCCGGCCTGCACGACCGCCGGGTGCACGTGGTCTGGTCGAACGAGGAGGAGAGCGGCGAGGACCACATGACGGCCGGTTACCTGGCCGAGACCGCCCGCCAGGCCGGGCTGGACGTGGAGCTGCTGCCGATCCAGGAGATCGGTTGGGACGGCCGTCGCTTCGTCGACACCGCCGACCGACCGGTCACCACCTGCTTCAAGCTCTACCCGTGGGAGTGGATGCTGGCTGAGCCGTACGGGCCGCTGGCGCTGGATCCGGGTACGCCGACCACCTGGATCGAGCCGGCCTGGAAGCTGCTGCTGTCGAACAAGGCGTTGTTGGCTGTGCTCTGGGAGCTGTACCCGGGGCACGAGCTGCTGCTGCCGGCGTACCTGGACTCGCCGCGCGGCATGACCGAGTACGTCGCCAAGCCCCTGCTCGGTCGGGAGGGCGCCGCCGTGCGGATCGTCACGGAAAGTGAGGAGATCACGAATCCGGGCGATTATGGCAGTGAGGGGTTCTGCTATCAGGAGTTCCGTGCACTGCCCCAATTCGACGGGAGTCACCTGGTCCTGGGCGCATGGGTGGTGGACGGCGAATCGGCCGGGGTGGGGTTGCGAGAGAGCGCCAGCCTGATCACTGATGGTTACGCCAGATTCCTTCCGCACTACATCGACGCGCCACGTCCGGGGTGA
- a CDS encoding CGNR zinc finger domain-containing protein has product MNFDAYARTGVDLVNARLDDLDDLRAIFCDDHEWMRDEVAERDLATFRRAQKRLRDVFEYGTTGRDGQAVAELNSLLEVHPVQPRISGHDSSDWHMHATGRGASVSSEYLAGAVWGLSVWLCEYGSARFGVCADDRCGNVYLDTSSNCCRRFCSERCATRSHVAAHRARKRAAVPAQSDPLTSVS; this is encoded by the coding sequence GTGAACTTCGACGCGTACGCCCGGACCGGAGTTGACCTTGTCAACGCCCGCCTGGACGACCTCGACGACCTGCGGGCCATCTTCTGCGACGACCACGAGTGGATGCGCGACGAGGTCGCGGAACGGGATCTTGCCACCTTCCGGCGCGCACAGAAGCGGCTGCGGGACGTCTTCGAGTACGGCACCACCGGGCGGGACGGCCAGGCGGTCGCCGAGCTGAACTCGCTGCTGGAGGTCCACCCGGTGCAGCCCCGCATCTCGGGGCACGACTCCAGCGACTGGCACATGCACGCCACCGGCCGGGGCGCCTCGGTCAGCTCGGAGTACCTGGCCGGCGCGGTCTGGGGCCTGTCGGTCTGGCTCTGCGAGTACGGCAGTGCCCGTTTCGGGGTCTGCGCCGACGACCGCTGCGGCAACGTCTACCTGGACACCTCGTCGAACTGCTGCCGCCGGTTCTGCTCGGAACGCTGCGCCACCCGCTCGCACGTGGCCGCCCACCGTGCCCGTAAGCGGGCCGCCGTGCCGGCCCAGAGCGATCCGCTGACGTCGGTCTCCTGA
- a CDS encoding sugar phosphate isomerase/epimerase: MTSRVPVLLSSSSVFPERTAAAFQLAAELGYDGIEVMVWTDAVSQDAGALRGLSDHYGVPVLSVHAPCLLVTQRVWSTDPWERLRRAAMLAETIQAPTVVVHPPFTWQRDYARSFAEGLDTVADEFGGLRFAVENMYPVRMAGRQFVPYAPGWDPTETGHRSYTLDLSHCAASHTDALEMADRMGAGLAHVHLGDGTGEGRDEHLVPGRGTQPCAELLRSLAGRGFTGSVAVEVTTRGAKSRQVREADLREALAFARQHLNTPSPVEAA, translated from the coding sequence GTGACTTCCCGCGTCCCGGTGCTCCTGTCCAGTTCCTCGGTCTTCCCTGAGCGGACCGCGGCGGCGTTCCAACTCGCCGCGGAGCTCGGCTACGACGGGATCGAGGTGATGGTCTGGACCGACGCCGTCAGCCAGGACGCCGGCGCGCTGCGCGGGTTGTCCGACCACTACGGCGTGCCGGTGCTCAGCGTGCACGCCCCCTGCCTGCTGGTGACCCAGCGGGTGTGGAGCACCGACCCGTGGGAGCGGCTGCGCCGGGCGGCGATGCTGGCCGAGACGATCCAGGCACCGACCGTGGTGGTGCACCCGCCGTTCACCTGGCAGCGGGACTACGCCCGCAGCTTCGCCGAGGGGCTGGACACGGTGGCCGACGAGTTCGGCGGGCTGCGGTTCGCGGTGGAGAACATGTACCCGGTGCGGATGGCCGGACGGCAGTTCGTGCCGTACGCGCCCGGTTGGGATCCGACCGAGACGGGTCACCGCTCGTACACGCTCGACCTGTCGCACTGCGCCGCCTCGCACACCGACGCCCTGGAGATGGCCGACCGGATGGGTGCCGGGCTGGCGCACGTGCACCTCGGTGACGGCACCGGTGAGGGTCGCGACGAGCACCTGGTGCCCGGGCGCGGCACCCAGCCCTGCGCCGAGCTGCTGCGCTCGCTGGCCGGTCGGGGCTTCACCGGCTCGGTGGCGGTCGAGGTGACCACCCGGGGCGCGAAGAGTCGACAGGTGCGCGAGGCGGACCTGCGGGAGGCGCTGGCCTTCGCCCGCCAGCACCTGAACACCCCGTCCCCGGTCGAGGCGGCCTGA
- a CDS encoding Ppx/GppA phosphatase family protein, translating to MRLGVLDVGSNTVHLLVVDAHRGAHPWPAHSEKVVLRLAEQIGPDGALRDTGADALVEAVGAARASADALGVDELLAFATSAVREATNAAEVLARVREATGVRLEVLPGADEARMTFLAVRRWFGWSAGRLLVLDIGGGSLEIAAGIDENPDLAVSLPLGAGRLTRDRLGVDPQSGRPPAPETVDELREYVDGLLEPVVERMTGVGWDRSVATSKTFRTLARLAGAAPSGAGLWARRRLTRSGLRQVLGFIRHIPPAQLVELEGVSAGRSHQLLAGAVVAEAVMRRLGVDSLDICPWALREGVILDRLDRLAPV from the coding sequence ATGCGACTGGGTGTCCTCGATGTCGGTTCGAACACGGTGCACCTGCTGGTGGTGGACGCCCATCGCGGCGCGCACCCGTGGCCGGCGCACTCGGAGAAGGTGGTGCTGCGGCTCGCCGAGCAGATCGGCCCGGACGGCGCACTCCGCGACACCGGTGCGGACGCCCTGGTGGAGGCCGTCGGCGCGGCCCGCGCCTCAGCCGATGCCCTGGGCGTGGACGAGCTGCTCGCCTTCGCCACCTCGGCGGTACGCGAGGCCACCAACGCCGCCGAGGTGCTGGCGCGGGTCCGGGAGGCGACCGGCGTACGCCTGGAGGTCCTGCCCGGCGCGGACGAGGCGCGGATGACGTTCCTCGCCGTGCGGCGGTGGTTCGGCTGGTCCGCCGGTCGGCTGCTGGTGCTGGACATCGGCGGCGGCTCGCTGGAGATCGCGGCCGGCATCGACGAGAACCCGGACCTGGCGGTCTCGCTGCCGCTGGGTGCCGGTCGGCTGACCCGGGACCGGCTCGGTGTGGACCCGCAGAGCGGCCGTCCGCCCGCGCCGGAGACCGTGGACGAGCTGCGCGAGTACGTCGACGGCCTGTTGGAGCCGGTGGTCGAGCGGATGACCGGGGTGGGCTGGGACCGGTCGGTGGCCACCTCCAAGACGTTCCGCACGCTGGCCCGGCTCGCCGGCGCCGCGCCCAGCGGTGCCGGGCTCTGGGCCCGGCGTCGGCTGACCCGCTCGGGGCTGCGGCAGGTGCTCGGCTTCATCCGGCACATCCCACCGGCCCAGCTCGTCGAGTTGGAGGGGGTGAGCGCCGGCCGGTCGCACCAGCTCCTGGCCGGTGCCGTGGTGGCCGAGGCGGTCATGCGCCGACTCGGAGTCGACTCGCTGGACATCTGCCCCTGGGCGCTGCGCGAGGGCGTGATCCTGGACCGGTTGGATCGGCTCGCGCCGGTGTGA
- a CDS encoding response regulator transcription factor — MSRVLVVEDEESFSDALSYMLRKEGFEVSVAATGTSALTEFDRTGADIVLLDLMLPEMSGTEVCRQLRQRSHVPIIMVTARDSEIDKVVGLEIGADDYVTKPYSPRELVARIRAVLRRQTVETTESGLPTLAAGPVRMDIERHVVTVDGGAVQLPLKEFELLELLLRNAGRVLTRGQLIDRVWGADYVGDTKTLDVHVKRLRSKIEPEPSTPRHIVTVRGLGYKFEP; from the coding sequence TTGAGCCGCGTACTGGTGGTCGAGGACGAGGAGTCCTTCTCCGACGCCCTGTCGTACATGCTCCGCAAGGAGGGGTTCGAGGTCTCCGTGGCCGCCACGGGCACGTCGGCGCTGACCGAGTTCGACCGGACCGGGGCCGACATCGTCCTGCTCGACCTGATGCTGCCCGAGATGTCCGGGACCGAGGTCTGCCGGCAGCTCCGGCAGCGGTCGCACGTGCCGATCATCATGGTCACCGCCCGGGACAGCGAGATCGACAAGGTGGTCGGCCTGGAGATCGGTGCCGACGACTACGTCACCAAGCCGTACTCTCCCCGCGAACTGGTCGCCCGGATCCGGGCGGTGCTGCGCCGGCAGACCGTCGAGACGACCGAGTCGGGCCTGCCGACCTTGGCCGCCGGCCCGGTCCGGATGGACATCGAACGGCACGTGGTGACCGTCGACGGGGGCGCGGTGCAGTTGCCGCTCAAGGAGTTCGAGCTGCTCGAACTGCTGCTGCGCAACGCCGGCCGGGTGCTGACCCGGGGACAGTTGATCGACCGCGTCTGGGGCGCCGACTACGTGGGCGACACCAAGACGCTGGACGTCCACGTCAAGCGCCTGCGCTCCAAGATCGAGCCGGAGCCGTCCACGCCGCGCCACATCGTGACGGTGCGTGGTCTGGGCTACAAGTTCGAGCCGTGA